From Sporosarcina sp. Te-1, the proteins below share one genomic window:
- the rlmH gene encoding 23S rRNA (pseudouridine(1915)-N(3))-methyltransferase RlmH: protein MNITIVSVGKLKEKYLKMGIDEYAKRLGAYAKIDLVEVADEKAPESLSDADMEIVKKKEADRILAKIGADAYVIALAIEGKMKTSEELAAGLESLMTYGRSKVVFVIGGSLGLHSDVLKRADELLSFSKMTFPHQLMKLVLLEQVYRGFRIMRGEPYHK from the coding sequence GTGAATATTACAATTGTGTCAGTAGGAAAACTAAAAGAAAAATACTTAAAAATGGGCATCGACGAATATGCCAAACGGCTCGGTGCTTACGCTAAAATCGACCTCGTTGAAGTAGCAGACGAAAAAGCCCCCGAATCACTTAGCGACGCCGACATGGAAATCGTCAAGAAAAAGGAAGCCGACCGGATTCTGGCCAAAATCGGGGCGGATGCGTATGTCATTGCGCTGGCGATTGAAGGGAAAATGAAGACGAGCGAAGAGCTTGCTGCTGGACTCGAGTCGTTAATGACATATGGCCGGAGCAAAGTGGTGTTTGTCATCGGCGGATCTCTTGGCTTACATAGTGATGTATTGAAACGGGCGGATGAATTGCTGTCGTTTTCGAAGATGACTTTTCCCCATCAGTTGATGAAGCTGGTGTTGCTTGAGCAGGTGTATCGTGGGTTTCGGATTATGCGGGGGGAACCTTATCATAAATAA
- a CDS encoding CxxH/CxxC protein, which produces MKMYSCETHINQALDIFVAKEETFPIMEKVKEDEKLSTKCEYCDTPASYLVANE; this is translated from the coding sequence ATGAAAATGTACAGCTGTGAAACACATATAAATCAAGCACTCGACATATTCGTTGCGAAGGAGGAAACTTTTCCAATCATGGAGAAAGTGAAAGAGGACGAGAAGTTATCCACAAAATGCGAGTACTGTGACACACCCGCTTCCTATCTTGTGGCGAACGAATAA
- a CDS encoding S1C family serine protease: MDEFNQGPQEEEKPIIDERKEEPYRQYQRPPKRRGGFFPALFGAIVGGLIVWLIVYTMNGKQDQTALVKHDETGQNNLQSERVSVDINTDITDIVNEVAGAVVGITNLQTVRDFWSASETTRETGSGSGVIYKKEGDKAYIVTNHHVVADSQGLEITFDDGSKVDGKLIGSDVWTDLAVVEIDAKHVDSVIEFGDSDALKRGETVMAIGNPLGLGFAGSVTVGVVSGKDRSIPIDLDQNGTIDWQADVLQTDAAINPGNSGGALINLAGQLVGINSMKITQETVEGIGLAIPINVAVPVIENLETTGTVNRPTMGVSLLNLRDIPAQQQKEVLRVPEDVTDGVVVTEVFRNTPAQTAGVEKYDVIVEMDGNKIEDMVSLRKHLYNKKKVGDTMQMKVYRNGKLVDIEIVLRDGNTF, from the coding sequence ATGGACGAATTCAATCAAGGACCTCAGGAAGAGGAGAAACCGATAATCGATGAAAGAAAAGAGGAGCCGTATCGTCAGTATCAGCGGCCGCCCAAACGACGGGGCGGGTTTTTCCCTGCGTTGTTTGGCGCTATTGTAGGCGGATTGATTGTCTGGCTCATCGTCTATACGATGAATGGCAAACAAGATCAGACGGCGCTCGTGAAGCATGACGAGACGGGACAAAACAATTTGCAAAGCGAACGGGTATCTGTCGACATCAATACAGACATAACGGACATTGTTAATGAAGTGGCGGGTGCGGTCGTGGGCATTACCAATTTGCAGACCGTGCGGGATTTCTGGTCTGCTTCGGAAACTACAAGGGAAACGGGATCCGGGTCCGGCGTCATCTATAAAAAGGAAGGCGACAAGGCATACATTGTTACGAACCATCACGTCGTGGCGGATTCACAAGGTCTAGAGATCACATTCGACGATGGTTCAAAAGTGGATGGGAAGCTAATTGGAAGCGATGTCTGGACCGACTTGGCGGTCGTTGAAATTGATGCAAAACATGTGGATTCTGTCATTGAATTTGGTGATTCTGATGCGCTGAAGCGCGGAGAGACGGTGATGGCGATCGGCAACCCGCTTGGATTGGGCTTTGCCGGCTCCGTAACGGTAGGTGTCGTCTCAGGGAAGGACCGTTCCATTCCAATTGATCTAGACCAAAACGGCACGATTGATTGGCAGGCGGATGTTCTCCAAACGGATGCAGCCATCAATCCCGGCAACTCAGGTGGCGCGCTCATCAACCTGGCGGGCCAGCTGGTCGGCATTAACTCGATGAAAATCACGCAAGAAACAGTGGAAGGAATCGGATTAGCCATCCCGATCAATGTGGCGGTGCCGGTCATTGAAAATCTCGAAACAACGGGTACCGTGAATCGGCCAACCATGGGTGTCAGCTTATTGAATCTCCGGGATATACCGGCGCAACAGCAAAAGGAAGTATTACGAGTGCCTGAAGATGTCACAGATGGTGTAGTAGTAACGGAAGTCTTCCGCAATACACCGGCTCAAACGGCGGGCGTGGAGAAATACGATGTGATCGTCGAAATGGATGGCAATAAAATTGAAGACATGGTCAGCTTGCGCAAGCACTTGTATAACAAGAAAAAAGTCGGCGATACAATGCAAATGAAAGTATATCGCAACGGTAAATTAGTGGATATCGAAATAGTACTGCGGGACGGAAATACGTTCTAA
- a CDS encoding MBL fold metallo-hydrolase produces the protein MRFSVLASGSTGNSIYIETDGYAFLVDAGLSAKRMEQQLESIGRSMKQVNGIFVTHEHSDHIKGIGVLARRYGMPIYANRKTWAAMDGLVGEIPTEQRFHFDMESVQSFGSLDVQSFAVSHDAADPMFYVFHESDRKLALITDTGYVSDRMKGHIQGADAFVFESNHDVSMLQMGRYPWSVKRRILSDVGHVSNEDAAVAMSEVVALKETRIYLSHLSKDNNMKDLAQMSVSQTLQTCGIVTGEHVHLFDTDAEKPTELVTV, from the coding sequence ATGCGTTTTAGTGTGCTCGCCAGTGGAAGTACAGGCAATTCCATATATATTGAAACAGACGGTTATGCATTCCTCGTGGATGCCGGATTGAGCGCGAAGCGGATGGAGCAGCAGTTGGAGAGCATCGGACGGTCGATGAAACAAGTGAATGGAATTTTTGTCACGCACGAGCATAGCGATCATATAAAAGGGATCGGTGTGCTGGCACGTAGGTATGGCATGCCCATTTACGCCAACCGGAAAACGTGGGCTGCCATGGATGGCTTGGTCGGAGAAATTCCGACGGAGCAACGATTTCATTTTGATATGGAGAGTGTCCAATCGTTCGGATCGCTCGATGTCCAATCATTCGCGGTGTCCCATGACGCCGCAGACCCGATGTTTTATGTCTTTCACGAAAGTGATCGGAAACTTGCGCTCATTACGGATACGGGCTATGTGAGCGATCGGATGAAGGGCCATATCCAAGGAGCAGACGCTTTTGTATTCGAAAGCAACCATGACGTCAGCATGCTCCAGATGGGCCGTTATCCATGGTCGGTGAAGCGTCGTATTCTAAGTGACGTAGGCCACGTTTCCAACGAGGATGCAGCGGTAGCCATGAGCGAGGTCGTCGCGTTGAAGGAGACAAGGATATATCTGTCCCATTTAAGCAAAGATAACAATATGAAAGACCTGGCACAAATGAGTGTTTCGCAAACGTTGCAAACTTGCGGCATCGTGACAGGCGAACATGTTCATCTGTTCGATACGGACGCTGAGAAGCCGACGGAGCTCGTGACAGTATAA
- a CDS encoding two-component system regulatory protein YycI, producing the protein MDWNKAKTIFIVVFSILNIFLYSLYFNQRSEAQNVALIGRTSLEEVLKQDNITYDVPQNVKTKSSYISAKIATFSKDELDGLKDQTIMLLENDTTIQSKLTTDVAVKDSNNQYQFDHFLANYVYAGNEYSEWEINETEQKAVFFQVTGDEPIYFSPNAMLTVYWDDEGNITGYTQKMLKSFSNYNHKELLTPVEAVGSLVTRGYVKPDSKVQYVKLGYSTLVQLQETQVFAPTWNVRVELKDGQVEEHFINAIEGKVIEFQLNPPQETDEDEVEEE; encoded by the coding sequence TTGGATTGGAATAAAGCAAAAACGATTTTTATCGTTGTCTTTTCCATATTGAACATTTTTCTGTACTCCCTCTACTTCAACCAGCGGTCGGAAGCACAAAATGTGGCGCTGATCGGCAGAACATCTCTCGAGGAAGTGCTGAAGCAGGACAATATTACGTATGATGTCCCGCAAAATGTGAAAACCAAATCGTCCTATATTTCAGCTAAGATTGCTACCTTTTCGAAAGACGAGCTGGATGGGTTGAAAGACCAAACCATCATGCTCTTGGAGAATGATACGACAATCCAATCCAAGCTAACAACCGATGTGGCGGTTAAAGATTCAAATAATCAGTATCAATTCGATCACTTTCTAGCGAATTATGTATACGCGGGAAATGAGTATTCAGAATGGGAAATCAATGAAACCGAACAAAAAGCAGTGTTCTTCCAAGTGACAGGAGATGAACCGATTTATTTCAGTCCCAATGCCATGCTGACCGTCTACTGGGATGATGAAGGGAATATTACGGGTTATACGCAGAAGATGCTGAAGAGCTTTTCGAATTATAATCATAAAGAGTTATTGACGCCTGTTGAAGCAGTCGGTTCACTCGTAACAAGAGGGTATGTAAAGCCCGATTCAAAAGTCCAGTATGTAAAGCTCGGTTACTCGACACTTGTCCAATTACAGGAAACCCAAGTGTTTGCTCCGACATGGAATGTTCGTGTAGAATTAAAGGATGGACAGGTGGAAGAACATTTTATCAATGCGATTGAAGGCAAAGTGATAGAGTTCCAGCTGAATCCGCCTCAGGAAACCGATGAGGACGAAGTCGAAGAAGAGTAA
- a CDS encoding YycH family regulatory protein, with the protein MGLKYIEPIKSIVLLLLVLLSIAFTFSIWTYTPNYDPIEPTATVDTSIAKQLSIRELVKPYKVLVHSETALKGSMEEKEIDVFLNEMARWRVTEFTPSSQKMDQKKIKEFLNQPNRLTLYFQGTVPLPIYDTILNIERQDLPEEATFDRLVVEWTAENNFKVHFINHLTGDHFLGKVISEDYIRSFKVLALDSKELPDYEMVGIDENQYIAVPSNPVMLKEKTFFQQEVSPTRFRNALFNDPNAVRRSPVDSNHEEYGDNVAKMTVDTEKKTLNFVHPDAQYTEPADPSELFKDVLDSINEHGGWTDAYRFSYIGIHSHYVKFQLFIDGLPVHSDSSEMTDMKVNYGVNRIEQYSRPYYTLDELLTEDDVELSSGTDVAQTMMHSNELEFKNVDDIALGYFMRHDTERQLYIMEPEWFYLAKGKWNRFSPEQFGGEQIGLE; encoded by the coding sequence GTGGGGTTGAAATATATAGAGCCGATCAAATCGATCGTCTTGTTGCTGCTCGTTTTATTGAGCATTGCGTTCACATTTTCCATCTGGACGTATACGCCGAATTACGACCCGATAGAACCGACTGCCACCGTTGATACATCGATCGCGAAACAGCTGTCAATACGGGAACTGGTCAAGCCGTATAAAGTGCTCGTCCACTCGGAAACAGCATTGAAAGGGTCGATGGAAGAAAAAGAGATCGACGTATTTCTGAATGAAATGGCCCGTTGGCGAGTGACGGAGTTTACCCCATCTTCTCAAAAGATGGATCAGAAAAAAATAAAAGAGTTTTTAAACCAACCAAACCGTTTGACATTGTATTTTCAGGGGACTGTTCCCTTGCCGATCTATGATACGATTTTGAATATTGAAAGGCAGGATCTCCCGGAGGAGGCCACCTTTGACAGGCTTGTTGTGGAATGGACAGCAGAGAATAACTTTAAGGTGCATTTCATTAATCATTTGACAGGGGATCATTTTCTGGGAAAAGTCATATCCGAAGACTATATACGTTCATTTAAAGTCCTCGCATTGGACAGCAAGGAATTGCCTGATTATGAGATGGTAGGCATTGATGAGAATCAGTATATCGCTGTTCCGAGCAACCCGGTGATGTTGAAAGAAAAGACATTCTTTCAGCAAGAAGTGAGTCCGACTCGTTTCCGCAATGCATTATTCAACGATCCGAATGCAGTACGGCGGAGTCCCGTCGATTCAAATCACGAGGAGTATGGCGACAACGTGGCCAAAATGACCGTGGATACAGAAAAGAAAACCTTGAATTTCGTCCACCCCGATGCTCAATATACAGAACCAGCTGATCCATCCGAATTATTTAAGGATGTACTGGATTCCATCAATGAGCATGGGGGCTGGACAGATGCATACCGCTTTAGTTATATAGGTATTCATTCGCATTATGTTAAATTCCAATTATTCATTGATGGACTGCCTGTGCATAGTGATTCATCGGAAATGACTGATATGAAGGTGAACTATGGAGTGAACCGAATTGAACAATATAGTCGGCCCTATTACACGTTGGACGAGTTGTTGACGGAAGACGATGTCGAATTGTCTTCCGGCACCGACGTAGCACAGACCATGATGCATTCCAATGAATTGGAGTTTAAAAATGTGGATGATATTGCATTAGGCTATTTTATGCGGCATGATACGGAACGCCAGCTTTACATCATGGAGCCTGAATGGTTTTATCTAGCCAAAGGGAAATGGAACCGCTTTTCACCTGAACAGTTTGGGGGTGAACAGATTGGATTGGAATAA
- the walK gene encoding cell wall metabolism sensor histidine kinase WalK, which yields MQKVGFFRSIHTKVVLIYIMLIIIAMEVIGLYFARELEQTLKTNFTTSLEDRMNLVEFSVREELLKERSPDDPTPQKSLRTVLSGFTSEDINEIRVINAKYQILATSVLENRGLENQSMKEDIVRKAMTTESVQESTNLEPKTRKRVFVQVKPIMDGSDVLGTLYVEANIEKVYKQIDEINQILAGGVAVSLTITVIIGIFIAQTFTRPISDMRRQAQAMAKGNFSRKVHVYGNDEMGQLAIAFNHLTNQLQESQSTTESEQRKLASVLENMTDGVISTDRKGRISLINDSALMMLRVTRELVINRPITSVLGLEQEYAFEDLIQMKESIALDFSTEEQPYILRATFSVTQRETGFVNGLIVVLHDNTEQEKIDMERREFVSNVSHELRTPLTTMRSYLDALADGAWRSEDIAPNFLRVTQTETERMIRLVNDLLKLSRMDSKEYELDTEWVEFNHFFNSIIERFEFSKSQNVHFKRLLPREDLFVEIDTDKLTQVIDNIISNALKYSPDGGDVRFGVTTSGDFIKVMISDDGMGIPKANVNRIFERFYRADRARSRAMGGTGLGLAIAKEMINAHGGDIWAESEEGKGTTIFFTLPYEQQQEDGEWG from the coding sequence ATGCAAAAGGTCGGTTTTTTTCGTTCCATCCATACAAAGGTCGTCCTGATCTACATCATGCTCATCATTATTGCGATGGAGGTGATCGGGCTTTATTTTGCCCGAGAGCTGGAGCAGACGTTGAAGACAAACTTTACGACTTCCCTGGAGGATCGGATGAATCTAGTCGAATTCAGCGTGCGGGAAGAATTATTAAAAGAACGGTCTCCAGATGATCCGACGCCTCAAAAGAGCCTCCGGACGGTCCTTTCGGGCTTTACATCAGAAGATATCAATGAAATCCGGGTTATCAATGCCAAGTATCAGATTTTGGCGACATCCGTGCTTGAAAACCGTGGACTGGAAAACCAAAGCATGAAAGAGGATATCGTCCGGAAAGCGATGACGACCGAATCTGTTCAAGAATCGACCAATCTGGAACCGAAGACGAGAAAACGGGTTTTTGTGCAAGTGAAGCCGATCATGGATGGCAGCGATGTGTTAGGTACACTGTATGTCGAGGCAAATATTGAAAAAGTGTACAAGCAGATCGATGAGATCAACCAAATTCTCGCGGGCGGTGTGGCCGTCTCCTTGACCATCACAGTCATTATCGGTATTTTCATCGCCCAGACCTTCACAAGGCCGATTTCCGATATGAGACGCCAGGCACAGGCGATGGCCAAGGGGAACTTCTCCAGGAAAGTCCATGTCTATGGCAATGATGAAATGGGCCAGCTGGCCATTGCGTTCAACCATTTGACGAATCAGCTGCAAGAATCGCAATCGACAACCGAGAGTGAGCAGCGCAAGCTCGCCTCCGTACTTGAGAATATGACGGACGGCGTTATTTCAACCGATCGAAAGGGACGCATCAGCTTGATCAATGATTCGGCATTGATGATGCTGCGCGTAACCCGTGAGCTTGTCATAAATCGGCCGATCACAAGTGTCCTCGGCCTAGAGCAGGAATATGCCTTTGAAGATTTGATCCAGATGAAGGAATCAATCGCACTCGATTTCAGTACGGAGGAACAGCCTTACATCCTGCGGGCGACCTTCTCAGTTACTCAAAGGGAAACGGGCTTCGTCAACGGATTGATCGTTGTGCTACATGACAATACCGAGCAGGAAAAGATTGATATGGAACGTCGGGAATTCGTCTCCAACGTTTCTCACGAATTACGGACCCCGCTCACTACGATGCGCAGCTATTTGGATGCCCTCGCGGACGGAGCATGGAGAAGTGAAGACATCGCGCCGAATTTCCTTCGCGTCACCCAAACGGAAACCGAGCGGATGATCCGGCTTGTCAATGACTTATTAAAACTGTCACGGATGGACAGCAAAGAATATGAACTGGATACGGAGTGGGTGGAGTTCAATCACTTCTTCAATTCGATCATTGAGCGTTTTGAATTCTCCAAGTCTCAAAATGTCCATTTCAAGCGTTTGTTGCCGAGAGAGGATCTGTTTGTCGAAATAGATACTGACAAGTTGACGCAAGTTATCGATAATATCATTTCCAACGCCTTGAAATATTCCCCTGATGGTGGAGATGTCCGTTTTGGCGTAACGACATCTGGTGACTTTATTAAAGTAATGATTTCGGATGACGGCATGGGGATCCCGAAAGCGAATGTCAATCGGATTTTCGAGCGTTTCTACCGTGCAGATCGCGCCAGATCCCGTGCGATGGGCGGGACGGGTCTTGGGCTTGCGATTGCAAAGGAAATGATCAACGCACATGGCGGTGACATCTGGGCGGAAAGTGAAGAGGGCAAAGGAACAACTATCTTTTTCACGCTACCTTACGAACAACAACAAGAGGACGGTGAGTGGGGTTGA
- the yycF gene encoding response regulator YycF, whose product MQDKTILVVDDEKPIADIIEFNLKKEGFTVHCAYDGDQALEKVEEIQPDIMLLDIMLPKRDGMEVCREVRKKYDFPIIMLTAKDSEIDKVLGLELGADDYVTKPFGTRELIARVKANLRRHSKSASEEQEEVSNDIAVGSLVIQPDAYLVQKRGETIELTHREFELLHYLAKHIGQVMTREHLLQTVWGYDYYGDVRTVDVTIRRLREKIEDTPSHPTWIVTRRGVGYYLRDPEQE is encoded by the coding sequence ATGCAAGATAAAACGATTTTAGTTGTAGATGATGAAAAACCAATTGCAGATATAATAGAGTTCAATTTAAAGAAGGAAGGGTTCACCGTCCACTGTGCATACGATGGAGATCAAGCATTGGAAAAGGTGGAGGAAATCCAGCCGGATATCATGCTGCTCGACATCATGCTTCCAAAGCGTGACGGTATGGAAGTGTGCCGGGAAGTACGGAAAAAATATGATTTCCCGATTATCATGTTGACTGCCAAGGATTCAGAGATCGACAAGGTGCTCGGTCTGGAACTTGGGGCGGATGATTATGTTACAAAACCATTCGGGACACGGGAACTGATTGCAAGGGTAAAAGCGAACTTGCGCAGGCATTCCAAGTCTGCTTCCGAAGAGCAGGAAGAGGTGTCCAATGATATCGCGGTCGGCAGTCTAGTCATTCAGCCAGATGCATACTTAGTGCAAAAAAGAGGCGAAACGATCGAGTTGACACACCGGGAATTCGAACTGCTCCATTACTTGGCGAAGCATATCGGCCAGGTGATGACGCGAGAGCACTTGCTGCAAACCGTTTGGGGCTATGATTACTACGGTGATGTACGGACAGTCGATGTGACGATTCGCCGGCTGCGTGAGAAGATTGAGGATACGCCGAGCCATCCGACATGGATTGTGACAAGGCGAGGGGTCGGATATTATTTGCGTGACCCTGAGCAGGAGTAA
- a CDS encoding M23 family metallopeptidase, translated as MKCNAETGKSKRPFHMKYSFLEPIHKLFILAILLCGWSLTTGYAAGKDEGGLHTVYHVYTNGTYVGMIEDKDKLDQLKEAKIKEVAADFGNLPLTIGTELSIVPEKVFTVGTEEEAVLDKLDDMLVVQSEAVGVQIGDEIAFYVKSKEAYDEVLRQLKLQSVTEEELAEFEARTSTEQPIPPLKENETRISEIVFSSDVQPVDGLADPEDVLSVNKALKLLNKGTLEEKKYKVQSGDVLGSIAVAHDLSTNDLMHLNPSMNEDTLLHIGDELNVTVLEPFVTVEVHYEAKQLEPIAFKKVTEEDNTAFKGEDRVKQQGADGKKMVTRLIRKQNGTVVGSSITEEHVLEEPVDEVTVVGTKIIPSRGTGEFIWPTVGGYVSSQRGYRWGRVHEGIDIARPSSRDILAADNGVVTDVGYHSTYGNRIVITHNNGYETLYAHLSSIDVKVGQTVPQGSKIGVMGSTGRSTGMHLHFEVFKSGSNINPLSVLE; from the coding sequence ATGAAATGCAATGCGGAGACGGGAAAAAGTAAACGCCCATTCCATATGAAATATAGTTTTCTAGAACCAATACATAAACTTTTTATACTGGCTATCCTGTTATGTGGGTGGAGCTTGACGACAGGTTACGCGGCAGGAAAAGATGAGGGCGGTCTTCATACAGTCTACCACGTTTATACCAATGGAACCTATGTGGGGATGATTGAGGATAAGGACAAGCTCGATCAGCTGAAAGAGGCGAAGATCAAGGAAGTGGCAGCTGATTTCGGAAATCTTCCCTTGACGATTGGCACAGAATTATCCATCGTTCCTGAAAAGGTGTTTACCGTTGGAACAGAGGAGGAAGCGGTGCTTGATAAATTGGATGATATGCTAGTCGTCCAATCAGAAGCTGTGGGTGTCCAAATTGGCGATGAAATTGCTTTCTATGTAAAAAGTAAAGAAGCTTATGATGAGGTGCTTCGTCAATTGAAGCTCCAATCGGTCACAGAGGAAGAACTGGCTGAGTTTGAAGCACGAACTTCCACTGAACAACCAATACCCCCTTTGAAAGAAAATGAAACAAGAATTTCGGAAATCGTTTTTAGTTCAGACGTACAACCCGTCGATGGCTTGGCGGATCCGGAAGACGTATTAAGCGTCAACAAAGCCTTGAAGTTGTTGAATAAGGGAACGTTGGAGGAAAAGAAGTATAAAGTGCAATCTGGTGATGTACTGGGCTCTATAGCTGTTGCCCATGATCTTTCGACGAACGACTTGATGCACCTGAATCCTTCGATGAATGAAGATACACTGCTCCACATTGGCGATGAATTAAATGTGACTGTACTAGAGCCATTTGTGACTGTTGAAGTCCATTATGAAGCCAAACAGCTGGAACCGATTGCATTTAAAAAAGTCACCGAAGAGGATAACACCGCTTTCAAGGGCGAAGATCGAGTGAAGCAACAAGGTGCCGATGGGAAAAAGATGGTCACGCGGTTAATCCGCAAGCAGAACGGGACTGTTGTCGGTTCTTCTATCACCGAGGAACATGTCCTCGAAGAACCGGTCGATGAAGTGACCGTTGTGGGAACGAAGATTATCCCTTCCAGAGGAACAGGAGAATTCATTTGGCCAACTGTCGGCGGATATGTCTCCAGTCAGCGAGGTTACCGCTGGGGACGGGTGCATGAAGGAATCGATATTGCTCGTCCGTCTTCCCGAGATATCCTGGCAGCGGACAATGGAGTTGTAACAGACGTAGGTTATCATAGCACCTATGGAAACCGGATTGTCATTACACATAATAACGGCTATGAAACGCTGTATGCGCATCTTTCATCCATCGATGTGAAAGTAGGACAAACTGTACCGCAAGGATCTAAAATCGGTGTCATGGGCTCTACTGGCCGCTCAACAGGCATGCATCTTCATTTTGAAGTCTTCAAGAGCGGGAGCAACATCAATCCACTATCTGTGCTAGAATAA